The following proteins come from a genomic window of Helicobacter sp. MIT 99-5507:
- the sppA gene encoding signal peptide peptidase SppA, which translates to MLKTIKKIFNIFIIKPFDFIQKYFKTFIFLLIVIVIFSSSTSTKDMNANLAKIYLKGPIFESETFLSQIENLKNYPNLKGILLIIDSPGGTLSASVEIADIIKELNESMPVIAYVQGSMASGSYYAGMYANTIVANRGSMIGSIGVIFNGYNIKDLLNKIGVQSQSLAAGEFKEAGTFTREWSKKEKEYLEQLLKEQYRMFIMDVAKARNLNPNNYKDFAEGKIFSANNALNLGLIDIVGSQVNAINILKELSGVNEIVWVKNGLLESYLEKLTSKAINQVFLNLSRIQ; encoded by the coding sequence ATATTGAAAACAATTAAAAAAATTTTTAACATTTTTATAATCAAACCATTTGATTTTATACAAAAATATTTTAAAACATTTATATTTTTACTAATAGTTATCGTTATTTTTAGCTCAAGCACATCGACTAAAGATATGAATGCAAATCTTGCAAAGATATACCTAAAAGGACCAATATTTGAGAGTGAGACATTTTTATCACAAATTGAGAATCTAAAAAACTATCCAAATCTAAAAGGAATATTGCTTATTATAGATTCTCCAGGTGGCACGCTATCAGCTTCAGTTGAAATAGCAGATATTATAAAAGAATTAAATGAAAGCATGCCAGTGATTGCATATGTGCAAGGGAGCATGGCAAGTGGAAGCTATTATGCAGGAATGTATGCAAATACGATAGTAGCAAATAGAGGATCTATGATTGGCTCTATTGGAGTGATTTTTAATGGATACAATATAAAAGATTTACTAAATAAAATTGGGGTGCAATCACAAAGCTTAGCAGCAGGTGAATTTAAAGAAGCAGGGACATTTACAAGAGAATGGAGTAAAAAAGAAAAAGAATATTTAGAACAGCTTTTAAAAGAACAATATAGAATGTTTATAATGGATGTAGCAAAAGCAAGGAATCTAAATCCAAATAATTATAAAGATTTTGCAGAGGGAAAAATATTTAGTGCAAATAATGCTCTAAATCTTGGCTTGATTGATATTGTAGGCTCGCAAGTAAATGCAATAAATATATTAAAAGAGCTAAGTGGTGTAAATGAAATAGTATGGGTAAAAAATGGATTATTAGAATCTTATTTAGAAAAACTTACATCAAAAGCAATAAATCAAGTATTTTTAAATTTAAGCAGAATCCAATGA
- the purU gene encoding formyltetrahydrofolate deformylase: MTILIDTHDKEGLIYQISSVILKMDCNIEKNDEFVDRENNHFFMRTQIEANKNISKDEIYTNLKGILPENSNIRIFDNHKKSIVILCSKEAHCLGDILMKYDTKEIDVEIKGIISNHTNLEYLAQKFNIPYFYISHTESNWRELTLKQCKILNPSFIILAKYMQILPNEFVMEFENQIINIHHSFLPAFIGANPYKQAFDRGVKMIGATAHFVNNELDCGPIICQDIIQVNHTYTWKDMKKVGKTIERVVLSKAMELAFENRIFIHQNKTIIF, translated from the coding sequence ATGACTATACTAATTGATACACATGATAAAGAAGGTTTGATTTATCAAATCTCTTCAGTGATATTAAAAATGGATTGTAATATAGAAAAAAATGATGAATTTGTAGATAGAGAAAATAATCATTTTTTTATGCGAACACAAATAGAAGCAAATAAAAATATATCAAAAGATGAAATATATACAAATCTAAAAGGAATATTGCCAGAAAATAGCAATATCAGAATCTTTGATAATCATAAAAAATCAATCGTGATATTATGCAGCAAAGAGGCTCATTGTCTTGGTGATATTTTGATGAAATATGATACAAAAGAAATTGATGTAGAGATAAAAGGAATCATCTCAAATCATACAAATTTAGAATACCTAGCGCAAAAATTTAATATTCCGTATTTTTATATTTCGCATACAGAATCTAACTGGAGAGAATTAACATTAAAGCAATGCAAGATTCTAAATCCATCATTTATCATTCTTGCAAAATATATGCAGATTCTGCCAAATGAATTTGTGATGGAATTTGAAAATCAAATCATAAATATTCATCATTCATTTTTACCAGCATTTATTGGTGCAAATCCATACAAACAAGCATTTGATAGAGGTGTAAAGATGATTGGTGCAACCGCACATTTTGTAAATAATGAGCTTGATTGTGGTCCTATTATATGTCAAGACATAATACAAGTAAATCACACATACACTTGGAAAGATATGAAAAAAGTAGGAAAAACTATAGAGAGAGTTGTTCTTTCAAAAGCTATGGAATTGGCATTTGAAAATAGAATCTTTATTCACCAAAATAAAACAATTATTTTTTAA
- the hsrA gene encoding homeostatic response regulator transcription factor HsrA, producing the protein MRVLIIENNEVLNKKLSDALNVKKYQTDIAENLKDGKYFVSIRNYDLVVANWELNDTTGADIINVIKEKSPKVPIIIISSQDSTDIEVKALNSGADDFIKQPCKNEVFIARIEARLRSWGSNLIEIGDLAISPDEEKIIYKGQEIEVKGKPFEVLTHLAKYRDQIVSKEQLLDAIWEEPELVTPNVIEVAINQIRQKMDKPLGISTIETVRRRGYRFCYPKENNQ; encoded by the coding sequence ATGCGTGTTTTAATTATAGAAAATAATGAAGTTTTAAATAAAAAGCTAAGTGATGCGTTGAATGTAAAAAAATATCAAACTGATATAGCAGAGAATCTAAAAGATGGAAAATATTTTGTAAGCATTAGAAATTATGATTTGGTAGTTGCAAATTGGGAGCTAAATGATACAACTGGTGCTGACATTATCAATGTAATAAAAGAAAAATCTCCAAAAGTTCCAATTATTATTATTTCATCACAAGATTCTACTGATATAGAAGTAAAAGCTCTAAATAGTGGGGCTGATGATTTTATAAAACAACCTTGCAAAAATGAAGTATTTATAGCAAGAATCGAAGCAAGGCTTAGATCTTGGGGCTCAAATCTAATAGAAATAGGAGATTTAGCAATCAGTCCTGATGAAGAAAAAATCATCTACAAAGGACAAGAAATAGAAGTAAAAGGGAAACCTTTTGAAGTCCTAACACATTTAGCAAAATATAGAGATCAAATAGTTTCAAAAGAACAACTTTTAGATGCGATATGGGAAGAACCAGAGCTTGTAACACCAAATGTAATAGAAGTAGCAATCAATCAAATTCGACAAAAGATGGATAAACCTCTTGGCATATCTACAATTGAAACCGTAAGAAGACGAGGATATAGATTTTGCTATCCAAAAGAAAATAATCAATAA
- a CDS encoding 6-hydroxymethylpterin diphosphokinase MptE-like protein, which produces MQNILESLKNRDEHFILERMLDNLAFFRVHNKKIADSIANMIEGKNKKYKLLFSKDDINIIDLQNKIFLYPKDSILDISSNLALNPLNNSQWRVYSNDIKLAKIEIKNLEITAESINKMVDFTYLNIIDSNTSFHLPSLFLPQTNIFGLMGGIFLQILLESGYRFHSLLIFEEDIELFSIACYFVDFRALFDLVNDKSCYIFIENIKTKSFLSHYFYNKRVTNNLLRLELSAFISPKITKIKEMVLESYKANARGWGSFEDEMIGVKNTIKNIKQSKMLDSPKKLNIPICVVGSGPSLESNISFLRTNCNNMIIFSCGTALKVLRAHNIKVDFQIEIERIDYLADVLYDAPLGDTPLICASVVDNKVINLAKESYIFNRGGSASSYMIKDLKALEFCSPFVGNAGFVLACKFSDEIILCGIDCGFIKGKSKHSSGSFYGAESSTLPSDTFKVRGNFDDEVYSNSIFSLSKEILELAITYYKPHKVYNINNGAYISGACPIKNIELKNISNKNIAIESIKDSFTHNAEIKDNLRGDIKDYINNLKSKILDSKVTTKQELFCFIDDISKFLFQESSKNGEIGILFEGSMLHLLQNLLLCLLYEKTNDISSSYKDLSNIIAECLESFLIESKSLFI; this is translated from the coding sequence TTGCAAAATATTTTAGAATCTCTAAAAAATAGAGATGAACATTTCATACTTGAAAGAATGTTGGATAATCTAGCATTCTTTAGAGTTCATAATAAAAAAATTGCAGATTCTATTGCTAATATGATAGAAGGTAAAAATAAAAAATATAAACTTCTTTTTAGCAAAGATGACATAAATATAATTGATTTACAAAATAAAATTTTTCTTTATCCAAAAGATTCCATCCTTGATATTTCGTCAAATCTTGCTTTAAATCCGCTAAATAATAGCCAGTGGAGAGTGTATTCAAATGATATTAAACTAGCAAAAATTGAGATAAAAAATCTAGAAATTACAGCAGAATCTATCAATAAAATGGTTGATTTTACATATTTAAATATTATAGATTCTAATACTTCTTTTCATTTGCCATCTTTATTTTTACCACAAACTAATATTTTTGGGCTTATGGGCGGAATCTTTTTGCAGATTCTCTTAGAGAGTGGATATAGGTTTCATTCATTGCTTATTTTTGAGGAAGATATAGAATTATTTAGTATTGCTTGTTATTTTGTCGATTTTAGGGCGTTATTTGATTTAGTAAATGATAAATCTTGCTATATTTTTATTGAAAATATCAAGACAAAATCATTTCTTAGCCATTATTTTTACAATAAAAGAGTCACAAATAATTTACTTCGTTTGGAATTAAGTGCTTTTATCTCTCCAAAAATTACCAAAATAAAAGAAATGGTGCTTGAATCTTACAAGGCAAATGCTAGAGGTTGGGGTAGTTTTGAAGATGAAATGATTGGTGTAAAAAATACAATAAAAAATATCAAGCAAAGTAAAATGCTAGATTCTCCAAAAAAGCTAAATATCCCAATTTGTGTTGTTGGTAGTGGTCCAAGCCTAGAATCTAATATTTCATTTTTACGCACTAATTGTAATAATATGATAATTTTTAGCTGTGGCACGGCACTTAAAGTCTTAAGAGCACATAATATTAAAGTCGATTTTCAAATAGAAATTGAAAGAATAGATTATTTAGCAGATGTGCTTTATGATGCACCACTTGGTGATACGCCACTTATTTGTGCTAGTGTGGTGGATAATAAAGTCATAAATCTTGCAAAAGAGAGCTATATTTTTAATCGTGGTGGAAGTGCTAGCTCATATATGATAAAAGATTTAAAGGCACTTGAATTTTGTTCGCCATTTGTGGGTAATGCGGGTTTTGTTTTAGCTTGTAAATTTAGTGATGAGATTATTCTTTGTGGTATTGATTGTGGATTTATAAAAGGTAAGAGTAAGCATTCTAGTGGTTCATTTTATGGTGCTGAATCTTCTACTTTGCCAAGTGATACATTTAAAGTAAGGGGAAATTTTGATGATGAAGTATATAGCAATTCTATATTTTCTTTGAGCAAGGAGATTTTAGAGCTTGCTATTACATATTATAAACCACATAAGGTTTATAATATCAATAATGGTGCATATATTAGCGGTGCATGTCCAATAAAGAATATAGAGCTAAAAAATATAAGCAATAAAAATATTGCAATAGAATCTATAAAAGATAGTTTTACGCATAATGCAGAAATAAAGGATAATTTAAGAGGTGATATTAAGGATTATATAAATAATTTAAAAAGCAAAATTTTAGATTCAAAGGTGACTACCAAGCAAGAATTATTCTGTTTTATTGATGATATTTCTAAATTTTTATTTCAAGAAAGTAGTAAAAATGGGGAGATTGGAATCTTATTTGAAGGCTCTATGCTGCATTTATTGCAGAATCTTTTACTTTGTTTGCTTTATGAAAAAACAAACGATATATCAAGTTCGTATAAAGATTTATCAAATATCATAGCAGAATGTCTAGAATCTTTTTTAATAGAATCTAAGTCTTTATTTATCTAA
- the flgE gene encoding flagellar hook protein FlgE: MLKSLWSGVSGMQAHQIALDVESNNISNVNTVGFKYSRASFVDMLSQIKHIATSPYKNGLGGQNDYSVGLGVGVEATTKVFSQGNTQNTDIKTDLAIEGDGFFIVSPDRGITRNYTRNGEFLFDANGNLVNAGGYIVQGWARGELADVEYMSEDDFFKVDSTGPIQNIRIDPAMVMPAKSTTSITLRANLNAGKKADQMISLSSLDSSIKSEVNPQIRLYDSANKIQQEAYDFGVLFNVDGDALALKENQGIWISYQVAQMRQAVVPTAESSTIGINGEEISFINDSAATGISSIVAAQNAINAVSDKTGVQAYVDNGLLRLENQNDKNGDRSNKNILITSGGTGALANFAQGDSVITAFAYNYTKSEDADSTIGQFRTTEDLRALIQQDANVIKNPQVQYADSTASVKVSVNSHGMFEMQNLDDGDDLQNNLNINISSFYSSNVTDNVLFKESMAGLATTSLVEGGNATSTGVFGVATHATSVDVVDSLGSKHTIRFEFFKVGDSEWSFRAILPEPAQFLGGSAIRPNIFEGGRATFNSDGSLAGMNPPVLQFDPKNGSTAPQRIELAFGDNGTFGGLTSVDRVSETYNIAGNGYQAGDLEDIRFDSNGTLLGAFSNGKALALAQVALANFANNAGLQAEGGNIYSQSGNSGGPIIGAPNTGRRGGISGSKLEMSNVDLSRALTQLIVVQRGFQANSKAVTTSDQILNTLLGLKQ; the protein is encoded by the coding sequence ATGTTAAAGTCTTTATGGTCAGGCGTAAGTGGAATGCAGGCACATCAAATCGCTCTAGATGTTGAAAGTAATAATATTTCAAATGTTAATACGGTTGGCTTTAAATATTCAAGAGCTTCATTTGTTGATATGCTATCTCAAATAAAGCATATAGCAACTTCACCATATAAAAATGGACTTGGTGGTCAAAATGATTATTCAGTAGGGCTAGGTGTTGGCGTAGAAGCAACTACTAAAGTTTTTTCTCAAGGTAATACACAAAATACAGATATTAAAACAGATTTAGCAATCGAGGGCGATGGATTTTTTATAGTTAGCCCAGATAGAGGTATTACTCGCAATTATACAAGAAATGGAGAGTTTTTATTTGATGCTAATGGTAATCTAGTAAATGCCGGTGGATATATAGTTCAAGGTTGGGCTAGAGGAGAGTTGGCAGATGTTGAATATATGTCAGAAGATGATTTTTTCAAAGTTGATAGCACTGGTCCTATACAAAATATAAGAATCGATCCAGCTATGGTTATGCCAGCTAAATCTACGACTTCTATAACACTAAGAGCAAATTTAAATGCAGGGAAAAAAGCAGACCAAATGATATCTCTATCATCCTTAGATTCTAGCATAAAGAGCGAGGTAAATCCGCAAATTAGATTATATGATTCTGCAAATAAAATCCAACAAGAAGCATATGATTTTGGTGTGTTATTTAATGTTGATGGCGATGCTTTAGCACTAAAAGAAAATCAAGGTATTTGGATTAGCTACCAAGTAGCTCAAATGAGACAGGCAGTTGTTCCAACTGCAGAATCTAGCACAATTGGTATTAATGGAGAGGAGATTTCATTTATAAATGATTCTGCTGCAACAGGCATTAGCTCTATTGTAGCTGCACAAAATGCTATTAATGCAGTAAGTGATAAAACAGGCGTGCAAGCATATGTTGATAATGGATTGCTTAGACTTGAAAATCAAAATGATAAAAATGGCGATAGAAGTAATAAAAATATTTTGATTACATCAGGTGGAACAGGAGCATTGGCGAATTTTGCACAAGGTGATAGCGTTATTACTGCATTTGCATATAATTATACAAAATCAGAAGATGCAGATTCTACAATAGGACAATTTAGAACAACAGAAGATTTAAGGGCATTAATACAGCAAGATGCAAATGTGATAAAAAATCCACAAGTCCAATATGCAGATAGCACAGCTAGCGTAAAAGTTAGTGTAAATAGCCATGGTATGTTTGAGATGCAAAATTTGGATGATGGTGATGATTTGCAAAATAATTTAAATATCAATATTAGCAGTTTTTATTCAAGCAATGTTACTGACAATGTGCTATTTAAAGAATCTATGGCAGGATTAGCTACGACTTCTCTTGTTGAGGGTGGAAATGCGACAAGCACAGGCGTATTTGGTGTAGCCACTCATGCTACAAGTGTAGATGTAGTTGATAGTCTTGGATCTAAACATACAATTAGATTTGAATTTTTTAAAGTTGGCGATAGTGAATGGAGTTTTAGGGCTATACTTCCAGAGCCAGCACAATTTTTAGGTGGTTCGGCTATTAGACCAAATATATTTGAAGGTGGTAGGGCTACATTTAATTCTGATGGTAGTCTTGCTGGTATGAATCCGCCAGTTTTACAATTTGATCCTAAAAATGGTTCTACTGCACCACAAAGGATAGAATTAGCTTTTGGAGATAATGGCACATTTGGTGGTTTGACAAGTGTTGATAGGGTTTCAGAAACTTATAATATAGCTGGAAATGGTTATCAAGCAGGCGATTTAGAAGATATTAGATTTGATTCAAATGGAACACTTCTTGGTGCATTTAGCAATGGTAAGGCGCTTGCTCTTGCACAAGTTGCATTAGCAAATTTTGCAAACAATGCAGGTTTGCAAGCTGAAGGTGGAAATATTTATAGCCAATCTGGAAACTCTGGAGGTCCAATTATTGGTGCGCCAAATACAGGTAGAAGAGGCGGAATAAGCGGCTCAAAACTAGAAATGAGTAATGTTGATTTAAGTAGAGCATTGACACAATTAATAGTAGTGCAAAGAGGGTTTCAAGCCAATTCAAAAGCTGTAACCACATCAGATCAAATACTAAATACTTTACTTGGATTGAAGCAATAA
- a CDS encoding pyridoxal phosphate-dependent aminotransferase, with product MKYSKRISTLEESLTIAISSLARDLKAQGKDVLSFSAGEPDFDTPKIIKDEAIRAINSGFTKYTQVSGINELLVAISNKLKSENNLDYEPNEIIVSNGAKHSLFNVFAALVDSGDEVIIPSPYWVTYPELVRYFGGKSIFIETDEDNDFKINASQLRAAITPKTKILVLTSPSNPTGMVYSKDELLSLYEVLKDTDIIVVSDEIYERLVYDNISFTSTGSINNDMLNRTITINGLSKAVAMTGWRMGYAASKDKTLIKMLNNLQSQSTSNINSITQKASIFGLNGDAKMDIDNFISAFNIRRDLAYKLINDIKLLNVRLPQGAFYLFINIKKINPDSMAFCKDLLEKEGVALVPGVAFGMDGYVRFSFACSEEQIKAGITRIDRYIANL from the coding sequence ATGAAATATTCAAAACGAATTTCAACTTTAGAAGAATCTTTAACAATAGCCATTAGCTCGCTTGCTAGGGATTTGAAGGCACAAGGCAAAGATGTATTGTCATTTTCTGCAGGCGAACCAGATTTTGATACTCCAAAAATAATAAAAGATGAAGCTATAAGGGCTATTAATAGTGGTTTTACAAAATATACTCAAGTTAGTGGTATAAATGAACTGCTAGTTGCAATTAGCAATAAGTTAAAAAGTGAAAACAATCTAGATTATGAACCAAATGAAATAATAGTAAGCAATGGAGCTAAACATTCATTATTTAATGTTTTTGCTGCACTTGTAGATTCTGGCGATGAAGTCATCATACCATCACCTTATTGGGTTACTTATCCAGAACTTGTTAGATATTTTGGTGGGAAAAGTATCTTTATTGAAACTGATGAAGATAATGATTTTAAAATCAATGCAAGTCAATTAAGAGCTGCAATCACACCTAAAACAAAGATATTAGTTTTGACATCTCCATCAAACCCAACAGGGATGGTATATTCAAAAGATGAGTTACTATCATTATATGAAGTATTAAAAGATACAGATATTATTGTTGTAAGTGATGAAATATATGAAAGATTGGTATATGACAATATAAGCTTTACTTCTACTGGTAGCATTAATAATGATATGCTAAATAGGACAATTACTATAAATGGACTTAGCAAAGCTGTTGCAATGACAGGCTGGAGAATGGGCTATGCTGCATCAAAAGATAAAACATTGATAAAAATGTTAAATAATCTTCAAAGTCAAAGCACATCAAATATAAATTCTATTACTCAAAAAGCTTCTATTTTTGGATTGAATGGTGATGCAAAAATGGATATTGACAATTTTATATCAGCATTTAATATTAGAAGAGATTTGGCATACAAATTAATAAATGATATAAAATTACTAAATGTTAGATTGCCTCAAGGTGCATTTTATTTATTTATAAATATTAAAAAAATAAATCCAGATTCTATGGCTTTTTGTAAAGATTTGCTTGAAAAAGAAGGTGTGGCATTGGTGCCTGGTGTGGCATTTGGAATGGATGGTTATGTAAGATTCTCATTTGCTTGCAGTGAAGAGCAAATAAAAGCTGGTATCACAAGAATAGATAGATATATAGCAAACTTATAA
- the hemB gene encoding porphobilinogen synthase — MMIRLRRLRKNEKIREMLNESRIHLSNFVYPLFVVEGNNIKNQIKSMPDVYQMSIDNILKECDNLQNLGISHIILFGIPDIKDSIGSSALSHDSIVAKAVHAIKERFSDMIISVDLCFCEYTDHGHCGILDSNNDVDNDKTLEILAKQAVILASSGADIIAPSAMMDGQIKAIRNALDSNNLTNTLIMSYSTKFASAFYGPFRDVADSTPSFGSRNTYQQNPANRSEAIRESLLDESEGADILMVKPALSYLDIVRDIRENSRLPLAVYNVSGEYAMLKAAKMAKLIDYERALLEMMISFKRAGANIIISYHAKEIANLI; from the coding sequence ATGATGATTCGGCTTAGAAGATTAAGAAAGAATGAAAAAATAAGAGAAATGCTAAATGAGAGCAGAATTCATCTTAGCAATTTTGTGTATCCTTTGTTTGTTGTAGAAGGCAACAATATAAAAAATCAAATCAAATCTATGCCAGATGTCTATCAAATGAGCATTGATAATATCTTAAAAGAATGTGACAATCTACAAAATCTTGGTATATCACATATTATTTTATTTGGGATTCCAGATATTAAAGATAGTATAGGCTCTAGCGCGTTATCACATGATTCTATAGTAGCAAAAGCGGTGCATGCTATAAAAGAGAGATTTAGCGATATGATAATTAGCGTGGATTTGTGTTTTTGTGAATATACAGACCACGGACATTGTGGAATCTTAGATTCTAATAATGATGTAGATAATGATAAAACTTTAGAAATATTAGCAAAACAAGCAGTGATTTTAGCTTCAAGTGGTGCAGATATTATTGCTCCAAGTGCGATGATGGATGGACAAATAAAAGCTATTAGAAATGCACTTGATTCTAATAATCTTACAAATACCCTTATTATGAGTTATTCTACAAAATTTGCAAGTGCATTTTATGGACCTTTTAGAGATGTCGCAGATTCTACTCCTAGTTTTGGCAGTAGAAATACATATCAGCAAAATCCAGCAAATAGAAGTGAAGCGATAAGAGAATCTTTGTTAGATGAGAGTGAAGGTGCTGATATATTGATGGTAAAACCAGCTCTTAGTTATCTTGATATCGTAAGAGATATTAGAGAAAATAGCCGTCTTCCACTAGCTGTTTATAATGTAAGTGGAGAATATGCAATGCTAAAAGCCGCTAAAATGGCTAAATTGATTGATTATGAGAGGGCATTACTTGAGATGATGATATCTTTTAAGAGGGCAGGAGCAAATATTATTATTAGCTATCATGCAAAGGAAATTGCAAACTTAATTTAA
- a CDS encoding ArsS family sensor histidine kinase, which yields MLKSDSLIVKITLLFIFSSISFIFFVLYFIGSKANKDNAVIEQRYDSVIDNISDLFKFGYEIEDLQTYLYDVGFYQVEDSSILSKVSNRYLVIYNDRKQIIVNMKKINGHYYIIIEDVKNGNKFIYTDYNYDDYTTYYVIALLSFITLVFFYILVLKSLLPLRLLRREVKKFANGNMDIKVISDNKDEIGELSKEFAKAANTINEMNKARVLFLRSIMHELKTPIAKGRIVTEMITDTKAKNRLISAFTRLNVIIDNFAKIEEMNTNNYKISKSRFRLIDLIDNINKMLLIEEERPRNVILISREAQMFADFDLMSLSVKNLLDNALKYSDDHRVVIFVEGKDLVIQNQGKPFKDDLHKYFSPFYSDGSDNKQKGLGLGMYIIKNTVESQNLVLDYKYVDNNHYFYIRDCIINDTNEV from the coding sequence ATGCTAAAATCAGATTCTTTGATTGTAAAGATTACATTACTATTTATTTTTAGCTCAATAAGTTTTATATTTTTTGTTTTATATTTTATTGGCTCAAAAGCAAATAAGGACAATGCAGTCATTGAACAAAGATATGATAGTGTTATTGATAATATCAGTGATTTATTCAAGTTTGGTTATGAAATAGAAGATCTGCAAACATATCTTTATGATGTTGGGTTTTATCAAGTTGAAGATTCTAGTATTTTATCTAAAGTTTCAAATCGCTATTTAGTAATTTATAATGATAGAAAACAAATCATTGTTAATATGAAAAAGATAAATGGGCATTATTACATTATCATAGAAGATGTAAAAAATGGCAATAAATTTATCTATACAGACTATAACTACGATGATTATACGACTTATTATGTAATAGCACTTTTATCTTTTATCACTCTTGTATTTTTTTATATACTTGTTTTAAAATCACTTCTTCCGCTTAGATTGCTAAGACGCGAAGTTAAAAAATTTGCAAATGGTAATATGGATATAAAAGTCATATCCGATAATAAAGATGAAATAGGGGAATTAAGCAAGGAGTTTGCAAAAGCTGCAAATACTATCAATGAAATGAATAAAGCTAGAGTTTTATTTTTACGCTCTATTATGCATGAATTAAAAACTCCTATTGCAAAGGGTAGAATAGTTACAGAAATGATAACTGATACAAAAGCAAAAAATAGGCTTATTTCTGCTTTTACAAGACTTAATGTTATAATCGATAACTTTGCAAAAATCGAAGAAATGAATACAAATAATTATAAAATCTCTAAAAGTAGATTTAGGCTTATTGATTTGATTGATAATATAAATAAAATGCTACTTATTGAGGAAGAAAGACCAAGAAATGTGATCCTTATTAGCAGGGAAGCACAGATGTTTGCGGATTTTGATTTAATGAGTCTTAGTGTGAAAAATTTATTAGATAACGCTCTTAAGTATTCAGATGATCATCGTGTAGTGATTTTTGTAGAGGGCAAAGATCTTGTAATACAAAATCAAGGCAAACCTTTCAAAGATGACTTACATAAGTATTTTTCCCCATTTTATAGTGATGGCAGTGATAATAAGCAAAAGGGGCTTGGACTTGGTATGTATATCATAAAAAATACGGTAGAATCTCAGAATCTTGTGCTTGATTATAAATATGTAGATAACAATCATTATTTTTATATTAGGGATTGTATAATAAATGATACTAATGAAGTTTGA
- a CDS encoding response regulator transcription factor — translation MIEIIMIEDDIELAEILSEFLKENNINVTNYTDPIVGMRAIEKQKYDLLLLDLTLPNIDGIDVCKKITKHKNIPIIISSARSDTQDKIDALEYGADDYLPKPYDPKELLARINSVLRRYSIVPTQSILGNQYNTDFVVDKDSMNVFFKGKKIDLTRAEYEILTLFMSKPNHIFSRSVIAEKCDSIKSQGDYKSIDVIIGRLRSKICEDVKHPKYILSARGLGYKLNI, via the coding sequence ATGATAGAAATAATAATGATAGAAGATGATATAGAGTTAGCAGAGATTTTATCTGAATTTTTAAAAGAAAATAATATAAATGTTACAAACTATACAGACCCTATAGTAGGAATGCGAGCAATAGAAAAACAAAAGTATGACTTATTACTTCTTGATTTAACTCTGCCAAATATTGATGGTATAGATGTCTGCAAAAAAATAACAAAGCATAAAAATATTCCAATTATTATATCTTCAGCAAGAAGTGATACACAAGATAAAATAGATGCACTTGAATATGGTGCAGATGACTATTTACCAAAACCATATGATCCAAAAGAATTATTAGCAAGGATAAATAGTGTTCTTAGAAGATATAGCATAGTCCCAACTCAATCTATCTTAGGAAATCAATATAATACAGATTTTGTCGTAGATAAAGATAGTATGAATGTATTTTTTAAAGGCAAAAAAATAGATTTAACAAGAGCCGAATATGAAATACTAACCCTTTTTATGTCTAAACCAAATCATATATTTTCTAGATCAGTTATCGCAGAAAAGTGTGATTCTATAAAATCACAAGGTGATTATAAAAGTATAGATGTGATTATAGGTAGATTACGCAGTAAAATATGTGAAGATGTGAAACATCCAAAATATATCCTCTCTGCAAGAGGTCTTGGCTATAAACTAAATATATAA